The nucleotide sequence AGTATTCATTCTGAAGAATGGCAGATTAATATTGTTAATGGAAAATGTAGCGGCCCATTACTTTTAAGGAAAAAAGAAGAATGCGGAATTAATTGGAGCGGAGAACCGGAACCGATCTTTCGCTTAGTGAAAGGATATAGTCAAAATATTTTTAAGATACTGGAAATGGCTCAAATTCCCGAACCCAAAATTCTAGAATTGGCTACAACTCTATTACCTAAACTTGAAGCCCCGATAACTTCTCCAGCAATGCCAATACAAGATGCGATTGATCTCACTGAATTTTTAGTAAATCTGACCATAAATTATTCAAGATTCATGCCAGGAGCGCAGACAGTTGGAGGTCCTGTAGAAATAGCAACAATTACAAGGCATGAAGGGTTTAAATGGATTAGACGAAAACATTATTTTGATGTAAAATTAAACATGAGAGAGGATGCTTATCTATGAGTTTTAATTACCTAGATTTACCGAATCAGAATTCCAGCAGTTACCAAAAAGAACAGGTGAATTTTGATGTAATGAAAGAAGAAGGCAAGTTTATCCCTGTTCCGCTATGCGAAAGCAATTCATCGAATTACGATCCGGCTAGAATAAAAATAATCTGCGAAGTAAATTACTCACAATTCAGTTTGAAGTAAAAACAATACCAGGCCAAGAGTGCATTCAAAGGTTGCGTAATAGGTCTTATAGGACATTGACAAATCCTTTGCAAATACAGGGTTTGCTCTATTTTGGTAACAGTTGATGTTTACTTGATAAAAGATATTGATTTGATGCTCAGGAATCCTGCAAATTTTTATGTTAAAATAGATAAAAAAAGCAGAGGTGATGATATGAAACTTGGTTTTTTTACAATGCCTCTAATTTTGCTGGTAATTCTGATAATAGCAGATCAAAGTTATGCCGGTAAAAAAGACAACCACACATTGACTGAAGCGGAACTTTTATACGTATTTGGCTGTGAATATTATACAGGTGATCAGGTGCAACAAGATTATAAACAGGCTGTTCAGCTTTTTCGGAAATCAGCAGAGAAAGGTTTTGCAGAATCTCAATTCCGTATGGGAGTTGCATATTCAATTGGGAAAGGGGAAGTACAGGATTATTCACAGGCTGCTAAGTGGTTTAAGAAAGCTGCTGATCAAAATCACGCAGACGCGCAGTTCCGTCTGGGCTTGTTTCATCTTTTAGGGTATTGTGGAGCAAAAGACTTAAGTCAAGCTATACAATGGTTTCAGAAAGCCGCTGATCAGGGGCATGTCAATGCCCAAATTTATCTTGGGAATTCTTATGGCTCTGGTGATGGCGTTCCACAAGATTTTATGAAAGCTTATCTCTGGTATAACCTTGCAGCAGCTTCTGGAAACGAAGAAGTGAAAAAGAAAAGAGATGCTTTTTTAGAAGTATTGGACTTTGCACAAATTGCGGAAGCTCAAAAAATGGCGGCTGATTGGACAGAAAAGCATCCTGTAAATAAATACAACCAAGTAAAGCCATGACGAAAAAGAAAACCGAGTTGACAACGAAGCCGATTGTAGAGAGCAAAATTTTCATGATCAGGGGCAAGCAGGTGATGCTTGATAAAGACCTTGCCGAGCTGTACGAGGTCGAGACGAAAGTGTTGAACCAGGCTGTGAAAAGGAATCTGAAAAGGTTTCCCCGTGATTTCATGTTTCAGTTGAAAGACAACGAGATACAACATTCAAGGTCACAAATTGTGACCTTGAACAGCGGAAGAGGCCGAAACACTAAGTATTTACCCTATGCGTTCACGGAAAATGGCATAGCTATGCTGTCATCCGTCCTGAACAGTGAACGCGCTATCATGGTCAATATTCAGATCATGAGGACGTTTACCAGGCTGAGGGAAATCCTGAGCACGAGCCAAGAAATCAAGAAAAAGATCGACGAACACGATCAGAAGCTTATACAGATTTCAGAGGTGCTCAAGCGGATCATAACGCAGATCACAGATCAACCCGTAAAGCCTAAACCGCAGATCGGTTTCAGGGGAAAGCGCGACGAGGGATAGAACTGGCGGAAATATCTGATTGCTTTGTCTTTCACTGGGCGTGTCTTGTCGGTCTCACACACTGACGGAAAAATAAGAGGAAGGATAATTGGATACGGCCCTCCCGGCTTCGACCGTGCCGGTGGTACCGGTTTTCAATCTACCCGGTGTACGCGCGGGAAATCAGACGCGGTGAACGCAGGCAGTAAAAAACTCTTAGTGGATTTCTCACACAACCCCGTTTTTCCGCCTATTTTGGAGCGATTTTTTTATTGGTGGATGTTTATAATCGTGCAATCCCATCCGCTAAGGGCTAAGGAGATATTTTCCGGATTATTCGATCCGATCAAAAGTAAATATTTAATTGTCTAAATTCGAAAAAACAATAAGTAAATTTCTGAATAATGCTTTACTTGTTAATATGTTAAAATTGTATAAAAAAGAGCTACGTCCCGTCAAGTGGTGTAAATTTCCATCGGCTACTCCTGTCAACCTAAGCAGCCCTCAATTCCTTGCAATACAAGCCCTTAATCAGTTCCATTGACTCCAGGCTGAAGTATCTCCTGTTTA is from Candidatus Wallbacteria bacterium and encodes:
- a CDS encoding tetratricopeptide repeat protein, which produces MIKDIDLMLRNPANFYVKIDKKSRGDDMKLGFFTMPLILLVILIIADQSYAGKKDNHTLTEAELLYVFGCEYYTGDQVQQDYKQAVQLFRKSAEKGFAESQFRMGVAYSIGKGEVQDYSQAAKWFKKAADQNHADAQFRLGLFHLLGYCGAKDLSQAIQWFQKAADQGHVNAQIYLGNSYGSGDGVPQDFMKAYLWYNLAAASGNEEVKKKRDAFLEVLDFAQIAEAQKMAADWTEKHPVNKYNQVKP
- a CDS encoding ORF6N domain-containing protein; protein product: MTKKKTELTTKPIVESKIFMIRGKQVMLDKDLAELYEVETKVLNQAVKRNLKRFPRDFMFQLKDNEIQHSRSQIVTLNSGRGRNTKYLPYAFTENGIAMLSSVLNSERAIMVNIQIMRTFTRLREILSTSQEIKKKIDEHDQKLIQISEVLKRIITQITDQPVKPKPQIGFRGKRDEG